Below is a window of Prosthecochloris sp. GSB1 DNA.
TTTCTGCGAATACCTCCATCGGGCGTATCGGAAGACTCGGGCGCGGGATGCGGCTGAACCTCATCCTGCATTCCACCGAGCGCATCGGCGAGCATGTCCTCGGAAATCACCGGAGGCTCGTCATCCCTTTCCGTCTGAATCTTGATTTTCTTGCGCCGCACGGTCGAGGGCTCAGCATCGGAAGGCGGCACCGGAAGGTCGTCGAATGCGTCTCCATCGCCAGACTGCGCGGGACGCCCGGAAGACGGCCCTGCCTTCTTCGGTTTCGGTGCGAAGCTTGTCGTCATCTTGAGCATCTTGCCGACGGAACCGAGAATGCCGTCGTTCTTCACTGCCGTCTGAATGGCGTTGAGAACGAATTTCTCGGCTTTCGGATTATCAGCGATATTCGCAATCAGTTCATTGACCGCGGTCAGCACCGTTGCCACGTCGTTCGGTACGTGTTGGAGGTCCTTCATGACCTGGTCGCGTAACTTGAACGGCGCATCGCCGAGCATCTCCTTCAGATTGCCGGCAATACGTTTGAGCGCATCGGGGTCCGTCGGCAGGATATCCTCGAGAGCTTTCGGCATCTCGGGCATCTGCGGACGGCCCGACGGAGCGCGGAACTGTCTCTCCTGCGGTCCCGCAGGGCCGCCCTGCGCGGGCGAAGCGTATCCCCCGGCCCGGTATTGCTCCAGAAGATCCTGGCCGTAACCGATGGGATTGTTCTGAGGCGGCTGATAGGATTGTCCTCCTGGAGGCGTGAGATTGAGCGGTTTCGGCGGGCAGGTGTTGGCGGCCGACATGAAAATCTGGTCGGCGACGTCATCCGGAATCTCGTGCCTGAAATTGCTGCCCAGATAGGTCTCTATGGTCGATTCGATAATGGTGTGAAGCGTAAAAATCTTTTCGGCCTCGTTGACTTCGACCATATCGAAAATCACATAGACCGGCTCCTTGCCTTCCCTGCGGATACGGAGGTTCAGGGTGGCGAAATCATTATCCTTGTTGCGGCTGTTTATCGAAACAGCCCCGAGGGAGAACCTGTCAAGGTAGTCCTTGGTTGCGCCTCTCGCCCAGAGATAGACCGCCCTGTCGGAATAGATCAGATAGTCCTGATACGCGATGTTGCCAACCCTTTCCTGGTGGGACTCATAGAAAACTCCGTCGAAAAACGCGATTGGGCGCTCCCCGGCATTCAGCAGTTGCTTCTGGAAAAACTCCGCAACATCGTCCAGCTCAGTGTGTCCCGATACATACGTAGAAATAGTAGCCATCTCAAGCCCTGTCGCTTTACACGAGTTTCTGGTAAAGTAGTGAAAGGATAAAAATATGAAAACTAATAGAAATTATACAATCCTGCCGCGTGACAAAAGACAACGCGCCGGGAACATACCGCCAGACATGCATCGCTCCGGACAAACAACCGAAGCACGGACACGAACCGGAAACGCGTCATCAGGCGGAAAAGTCTGAATGAAGAGAAAAAGGCTGTATACGGAGAGAAAAAAGGGCGGCATGAAAAAACGCGATACGATAAACAAAAAAGGCAGTGGATAGCGCAACGCTATCACTGCCTCTTGAATTGAGCATGCTTCGATGCTTACTTGGCGAATTTGGATTCAACCGCTTTGGTCGGAACGGCAAAGCCGGACACTTCGGGTGAAGAACCGCGAAGGCTTCCGCCGCCGCCGCCCATGTTGCCATAAGCATTGCGATTGATTCTCATTGTGCCTTTGCCAAGAGAGTCAAACAGCATACCGACGGTTTCCCAGTGGCCTTCAACCATAACTTCGAAAATACGGCCGGCAGCAGCAAGGATATCGGTAAATACGCCTCCTCCACTCATAATTCCTCCTTTTGGAATTTAATTATTGGAAAGTTTACCAGGATAAGGAAAAAGAAACTTTGAACTAATTTACGGCAAATAACAAAAAAACACAAACAAAATAAGTCAGGGAACGGACTTGCCGGAGACCGCGCCTGTTCTCGACAGGAATGAGCTTACTTCTTGCCCGAGGCTTTCTTGAACGAGCCTGTCACCCCCTTGACCGCTTCCGAGGCGGAAACGCCTGCGTCGCCGAGAGCGGTCGCGGCATTGTCGGTAACGTTTTCAACGTTCCTGACTGCATCGTTGTAAAGCTCGCCGGCCGAACGGGAAACATCCTTGACGGTGATAGCGACCCTGTCGATGGTATCGCCGACCACACCGCTGGTGCTGCCGAGCAGCCTGCCTATACCCGTCGCATCAGCCAGGGAACTGACGGTCCCGGTCACGGTCTCGACCAGACTTCCTGCAAGCTCCAGACCACCGACAACCGCACTCTGGCCGGTCAGGAGCGCGCCTTCGGCAAGAAAGGTGAGGCGGTCGGTGAGCTCCAGGTCCTTGAAGTCCTTGCGAAGTTTCTGATAGGATTCGGTCATGGTATTTCTCCTGAAAAAGGCTTGAGAACAAGCCCTGTTGTTGGTTGTTACGGTTGAAGCAAAAAAAAGGTAACAAAATTTTATCCGGGGTCAAACAAGCCCTGAAAGCGCCGGGGAACCGCGCTACCCCCTGCTGTATTCCTTTCTGTTCTGAAAGCTGGCCGCCTGCGCGTTCAGGTCGAAGGGAATGTGGAGCCACTTGTCCTTGAAGACCGCGTCACCAGGCTCCAGGCCGGTCAGGCTGATCGGGAGCGTGATGATTTTACGCTGGTTGCCTATCTGGACGAACAGCTCGTCACCGGTAACCCAGACGTCGATATCGACAGGGTTGGCGAACATGAGTTTCAACTGCACCTCGTAGGTATCGCCCGATCGCTCGAACTTGATCGGAGGCTCGTCATAGACGACTTCAGCGGGGTCGGTGTCGCCGTACATGTCTCTCGCGAAGCGTTCGAGCGCCTCGAGACCGACGATCTCCTGTTCGTACATCCTCAGCTTTTTGACCGGCAACGGTGTGAACCCTTCCTCGATTTCACCGAGATACTTCTGCTGAATGCTTTTCCATTTTTCGAGATAACCGCTGTCCTCGCTGGTATCGAGCATCTTGTTGACCAGCACCATATCCACGTTGAACCCGTAGAGATTGAGGTAGGTCAGCGCGCGCATGGTCTCCTTGATGGACATTTTTTCTGCGTTCATCACGAGACGCACCGTCGAACTCTTGTTGTTGGTGAGAATTTCGCGGATGTCCTCCAGTTCGTCGAACACCTGGTCGACGGAATCTATGGCATCTTCAGGGGGAATGTAGTAGGCTATCTTGTCGGACATCTTCGAAAGCGGCTTGCTCAGCGGCTTCATAATGTACTTGTTGACGTTCTTGACCGCCTTCATTCCCCATGAAAGGGTATCGGGCAGGGAAAGCAGCCTGAGCGTCTCGCCGGTGGGCGCGGTATCGAGCACGAGCACGTCGTAGAGACCGGCAGCCTTGTACCGCTTGATCCTCAAAAGAGAGAAAAGCTCCTCCATTCCCGGAAGAATCGTCATCTCGTCAGCGACGACCCCGGAAACCCCCTGCGCGGCGAACACCCGCGTGTAATACTTTTGCACAGCCTGCCAGTTCTGCTTCAGATCCACATAGGGATTTACCTCTATGGCATGCAGGTTCTCCTTGATCTTCGTAGGCTCAGGCCCGAGAGCGATATTGAACGAGTCCGAAAGACTGTGAGCAGGGTCCGTGGATAAAACCAGCGTACGGTGCCCCAGTTCGGATAAACGCACGGCAGTCGCCGCGGATACGCTTGTCTTTCCAACTCCGCCTTTGCCTGTAAAAGTTAAGATACGCATGAACCGAGCATTGGTAATTAGTAGTACTGAGACGATCAGAGCATACAAGATATAACTATCCCTTCATTCTACAAAAGGTCTGAACATAATATCTCCTTATCGAATCTTTAAAAATTTCGACCCTCGATTTTCCTTTCAGGACATCTCTTTCTATTTTGATTAGGAAATCGGCCCATTACCGTATATTCCAGGCCCACGACCTGTTTCTTCAAGAATTTTTCACGCATGCGCGCAGACTCAACGATCACCGACAGCACGGCGACGGTCATATCGAGCAGTTGCCTCGGCGGCGACATCTCGCTTGTCAGACTCCGCTGCCCCGAGATCTCGGCCTCGGCCCGTCCGGGCAATTTCGTCAACATCAGGGTGAACCCCTCCGGACAGCCCCTGCTCAGACGACCGTTCTCGATCCACGACGCCGAAGGCGACATGATCGAAATCATGGCCAAATCGATCGGCCCGGGCTCCACGCTGCTCTGCAACACTCCTGCGGGGGAGCGCCTGCAGACGCTCGGCCCCCTCGGCAACGCCTTCGACATCGACGCCCCGCCGTTCGAAACCGCCCTGCTGGTCTCGGGGGGCATAGGAACGGCTCCGATGCTCTTCCTCCAGAAAGCCCTGCTCTCTTCGGGAAAACGGGTCGTCAACTTCATCGGAGGCAGAACGAAAGAGGACCTTCGGACCGAAGGGCTCACAAACTGCCGGATCGCGACCGACGACGGTTCCGCGGGCTTCAGGGGAACCGTCGTGGACCTGCTGGAGGAAAGCCTTCCGTCGTTTGCGGAAAACGGCGCGCTTAAAGTATTTTCCTGCGGCCCGAACCCCATGCTCAAGTCGCTGGCGGCACTCTGCGGCAAAACGGGCCTGCCCTGCGAGGCTTCGCTCGAAACCGTCATGGGCTGCGGTATCGGCATCTGCTACGGATGCAGCGTCGAGCTCCGCAACGAATCCGGTGACGGCACCTCGACGATCCTGCTCTGTCAGGATGGTCCCGTCGTCGATGCCGGACGGCTGGTTTTTTAACGATTTTCCCACAACACCCAAAGATCTGAAAGCATATGGCACGCGGACTCAACAAGGTTATGCTCATCGGGCACCTCGGCAGCGATCCTGAAATGCGGGTTACGGCCTCAGGCCAGTCGGTCGTGAATTTCACCCTCGCCACGAACGAGGGTTTCCGTGACAGCAACGGCAACCAGCAGGAACGGACCGAATGGCATCGCATCGTCGCATGGGCCAAACTCGCCGAAATCTGCAACCAGTATCTCAAAAAGGGCCGGCAGGTCTATATCGAGGGACGACTCCAGACGCGAAGCTGGGACGACCCGAAAAGCGGGGAAAAGCGCTATACGACCGAGATCGTCTGCACGGACATGCAGATGCTCGGCTCCGGCAGGGACCAGGGCGACGGCGGCGGTTCTTGGCAGCAGGCTCCGGCGGCGCAGAAAGGCGGCTATCAGGACAACCAGGGGCAGGGACAGGGCTACGGCGGCGGCCAGCAGGCAGAGGCCGACAAGGACGACCTGCCGTTCTGAAAAATCCATCTGAAGTGAGCGCCAAACAGGAGCACCGGCAGCTTTCGGAAGGTGAGGACGCTGAAATCGGGGGGAGGACGCGGCATTGAAAAAACTCCGCAAAGACATCGCGTCCGGAAAGATTTCGCCGGTTTACTTTCTGCACGGGGAAGAAAGCTTTCTCAAGGAGGAGTTGACCGGCCTGTTGAAGCTGCACGCCTTCCCCGCCGGAGAGGACGCCGCCGTCAACACAACCGTGCTTCACGGGCCGGACGTCACCCTCGGGGACATCGTTTCGAGAGCCTCGGAATTCCCCATGTTCGCCCAGCGGAAGCTCGTTGTCGTCCGGCAGT
It encodes the following:
- a CDS encoding bacteriochlorophyll c-binding family protein, with product MSGGGVFTDILAAAGRIFEVMVEGHWETVGMLFDSLGKGTMRINRNAYGNMGGGGGSLRGSSPEVSGFAVPTKAVESKFAK
- a CDS encoding chlorosome protein C, with translation MTESYQKLRKDFKDLELTDRLTFLAEGALLTGQSAVVGGLELAGSLVETVTGTVSSLADATGIGRLLGSTSGVVGDTIDRVAITVKDVSRSAGELYNDAVRNVENVTDNAATALGDAGVSASEAVKGVTGSFKKASGKK
- a CDS encoding TRC40/GET3/ArsA family transport-energizing ATPase, which produces MRILTFTGKGGVGKTSVSAATAVRLSELGHRTLVLSTDPAHSLSDSFNIALGPEPTKIKENLHAIEVNPYVDLKQNWQAVQKYYTRVFAAQGVSGVVADEMTILPGMEELFSLLRIKRYKAAGLYDVLVLDTAPTGETLRLLSLPDTLSWGMKAVKNVNKYIMKPLSKPLSKMSDKIAYYIPPEDAIDSVDQVFDELEDIREILTNNKSSTVRLVMNAEKMSIKETMRALTYLNLYGFNVDMVLVNKMLDTSEDSGYLEKWKSIQQKYLGEIEEGFTPLPVKKLRMYEQEIVGLEALERFARDMYGDTDPAEVVYDEPPIKFERSGDTYEVQLKLMFANPVDIDVWVTGDELFVQIGNQRKIITLPISLTGLEPGDAVFKDKWLHIPFDLNAQAASFQNRKEYSRG
- a CDS encoding dihydroorotate dehydrogenase electron transfer subunit, whose product is MRADSTITDSTATVISSSCLGGDISLVRLRCPEISASARPGNFVNIRVNPSGQPLLRRPFSIHDAEGDMIEIMAKSIGPGSTLLCNTPAGERLQTLGPLGNAFDIDAPPFETALLVSGGIGTAPMLFLQKALLSSGKRVVNFIGGRTKEDLRTEGLTNCRIATDDGSAGFRGTVVDLLEESLPSFAENGALKVFSCGPNPMLKSLAALCGKTGLPCEASLETVMGCGIGICYGCSVELRNESGDGTSTILLCQDGPVVDAGRLVF
- a CDS encoding single-stranded DNA-binding protein; protein product: MARGLNKVMLIGHLGSDPEMRVTASGQSVVNFTLATNEGFRDSNGNQQERTEWHRIVAWAKLAEICNQYLKKGRQVYIEGRLQTRSWDDPKSGEKRYTTEIVCTDMQMLGSGRDQGDGGGSWQQAPAAQKGGYQDNQGQGQGYGGGQQAEADKDDLPF